A single region of the Lineus longissimus chromosome 14, tnLinLong1.2, whole genome shotgun sequence genome encodes:
- the LOC135498696 gene encoding uncharacterized protein LOC135498696 codes for MRLRSWITLYRRDKANKDVDTVPDEGSDRLSERRKEELHWIQWAQEKHFQKEIQKLKAGESVEKTSVIVQLNPYLDKRSQVIRVGGRLNYAPLPEEVKHPIVLPTHNSFVKMLVMHYYKITLHPGAAQTLASLRNRYWIVHGKQEVRRILNTCKTCREPLKIDQRMAPLPEERISIAPAFTNVGVDFAGPLFVRVTVGGESTSKVYICLFSCMVTRAIHLELVETLTTEQFMLALRRMMSRRGRCRMMLSDNAKTFKKASDIVQKIFKKQDDVRDKLEQEGIRWKFITERAPWHGGFYERMVGSVKRPLKKVLGKSKLTLIELMTVLTEVEAMVNSRPLTMVSSDTEDWLPLTPGHLAIGRSPQSLPEVDKVTAQTTLGKRWRYQQSLMKQFWNRWTTEYLLQLQQMRKWTDVRDNLQVGDVVFLAEEGMRKGDWTLAKVEELHPGRDNLVRSVTVRTAAGLRRRPVQKLRLLEPVDNQ; via the coding sequence ATGAGATTGAGGAGTTGGATCACACTATACCGAAGAGACAAAGCAAACAAAGATGTAGACACTGTCCCAGATGAGGGGAGTGATCGATTGAGTGAGAGGAGGAAGGAAGAACTTCATTGGATACAATGGGCCCAAGAGAAGCATTTCCAGAAGGAGATACAGAAGCTTAAAGCTGGAGAGAGTGTAGAGAAGACAAGTGTCATCGTCCAATTGAACCCATATTTGGATAAGCGATCACAAGTTATCCGCGTAGGTGGTCGCCTCAACTATGCCCCACTGCCAGAAGAAGTGAAGCACCCAATCGTTCTTCCGACTCACAATTCGTTCGTGAAGATGCTTGTGATGCATTACTACAAGATTACCTTGCATCCTGGAGCGGCTCAGACTCTAGCAAGTCTACGAAACAGATATTGGATTGTCCATGGGAAACAAGAGGTGCGGCGGATACTCAATACGTGCAAAACCTGTCGAGAACCTCTCAAGATCGACCAACGAATGGCACCTTTGCCAGAGGAGCGTATATCAATCGCACCAGCATTCACTAATGTCGGTGTCGATTTTGCTGGGCCACTCTTCGTGAGGGTCACAGTTGGAGGTGAATCAACAAGCAAAGTGTACATTTGTCTGTTTTCCTGTATGGTGACTAGGGCCATACACCTTGAGCTTGTCGAAACACTGACTACTGAGCAGTTTATGTTGGCCTTGCGGAGAATGATGAGCCGAAGAGGACGATGTCGGATGATGTTGTCGGACAACGCTAAAACTTTTAAGAAGGCTTCAGACATAGTCCAGAAGATTTTCAAGAAGCAGGATGATGTTAGAGACAAGTTAGAACAAGAGGGCATACGCTGGAAGTTCATCACTGAACGTGCTCCATGGCACGGTGGGTTTTACGAGAGAATGGTTGGATCGGTAAAGAGACCATTGAAGAAGGTTCTCGGGAAATCGAAGCTCACCCTGATTGAGCTGATGACTGTTTTAACGGAAGTAGAGGCAATGGTGAACTCGCGTCCATTGACCATGGTGTCGAGTGATACAGAGGATTGGTTGCCCCTCACTCCGGGGCACCTTGCCATAGGACGAAGCCCCCAGTCTCTTCCGGAGGTTGACAAGGTTACTGCACAGACCACACTTGGCAAGCGTTGGCGGTACCAACAGTCTCTTATGAAGCAATTTTGGAACAGATGGACAACAGAGTACCTTCTCCAACTCCAGCAGATGCGGAAGTGGACCGATGTAAGGGACAACCTTCAAGTTGGGGACGTTGTATTTTTGGCAGAAGAAGGGATGCGAAAGGGAGACTGGACGTTGGCCAAAGTGGAAGAGTTGCACCCAGGCAGGGACAACTTAGTGAGGTCCGTGACAGTGAGGACAGCTGCTGGTCTGAGACGGCGACCAGTACAGAAGTTAAGGTTACTTGAACCAGTAGATAATCAGTAG
- the LOC135498695 gene encoding uncharacterized protein LOC135498695 — MAASLNELLEKRRITRGRFTKYITVTDTAAKEAETLVADDESNEKDVHIAIRTALSSFKRVEEVYGELSGVQDQIDYHADNDARLKAVKDDDGEVRYLKAYNHMCASIQGLEACLSPVQEASEASGKSAKSEFSPEMFAESLSKALAGVSTGVSETQLEEILSTLTHKKRVIQIPKFKGDTELFDQWRDLVGAEVRKPGYSDVEKTHVVISLLDGEVAKLVSGLKDPSYEEIIEFLENRYGDVLARIEKAVNEIASVPVVKSPTVRELDPVLNTLVANWNYIKKRTHDDPELIRSSWILTALVRRKMPKSLVRKWDSERIKEEKRTTAPSNLPIRIDDLIEKIQDAVKVARRSESLPNDPKKERSFERRPSGHALNVTPQTQESTESRCVFCDNAHQSYSCPSVSKMHVEERCERVKAARACFNCLSRFHMVKTCRSRGCKSCKKNHHTLLHFEKRSGSDNAARSNVSGSSNLTSKVLHQNKVESTAGLVKSTGSTNVVMQSGIVKLESKSRVAEGRVLLDTGSGVTFISRSMAKRLNLRGPKVEGEFILAGGEVMATTTEKVKFYLSGILPGWKGEVFEISAYILDKPSAPINAVNVDFTKMSHLRGLQLAERFPVQANSEVDVLLGIEDTLNILKEKRIRGPPGTPMAQKTHIGWILCGPYSTQTEVNRTYCVHRVSFQEQNETEMATSYWDLEHLGIRPNESKNSTELETSALEQHRMMTTRVGDHYVTGLPRHPSYKDRILKSNRALATNRLIGLEKRLKRDPRLASEYEAQIQDLLSAGRAEKVLEDREPDNHQVWYLPHHPVVRRDKTTTKVRVVFDGSMIGYEGVSLNETLLPGPALQPDLPGVLLRFRRHRVALVADIEKMFLQVKMRKEDQDSQRFLWRGLDKSKEPEVYRLTTVTFGLTSSPFSSIQTILDHVKTKKESYPKAVAEIEDNIFVDDVLTGEELVEDAATLTTDLKTVLYDGGFSLRKFISNKPEALSHLEERDLASFHKVATFAEESTKTLGVKYSPREDVLMFSFLERMDDRPVETRRSVLQQLHRVYDPLGMLSPFTIKAKQIFQRTWLTQGTWDDPLPEELDHEWRAWKEQVEILDEIKVPRCLKPEDFQNPIYSLHGFGDACEASYGSAIYLLAEDRPSGRKYSTLLFSKTRLSPIWEET; from the coding sequence ATGGCGGCAAGTTTAAATGAGTTGCTTGAGAAGAGGCGAATCACCAGAGGTCGCTTCACAAAATATATCACTGTGACAGATACAGCTGCTAAGGAAGCTGAAAcacttgttgctgatgatgagtCTAATGAAAAAGATGTGCATATAGCGATACGTACAGctctttcttcattcaaaagGGTTGAGGAAGTTTATGGGGAGTTATCAGGAGTGCAGGATCAAATAGATTATCATGCAGACAATGATGCTCGCCTAAAAGCGGtgaaagatgatgatggtgaggtgAGATACCTCAAAGCGTACAATCATATGTGTGCTTCGATACAAGGGTTAGAGGCATGTTTATCACCTGTGCAGGAAGCAAGTGAAGCATCCGGAAAATCTGCTAAATCTGAGTTCAGCCCGGAAATGTTTGCAGAAAGCTTGTCAAAGGCTCTCGCCGGAGTGAGCACTGGCGTTTCTGAGACACAACTAGAAGAAATTCTTTCTACGCTGACGCACAAGAAGCGAGTTATTCAGATCCCAAAATTCAAGGGCGATACTGAGCTATTTGATCAATGGCGAGATCTTGTGGGTGCAGAGGTTAGAAAACCTGGGTACAGTGACGTCGAGAAGACTCATGTTGTAATTTCATTACTCGATGGAGAGGTAGCAAAGTTGGTGTCTGGTTTGAAAGACCCAAGCTACGAAGAAATAATCGAGTTCTTAGAGAATCGTTACGGAGATGTGTTAGCTCGCATTGAGAAGGCTGTCAATGAGATAGCTAGTGTTCCAGTTGTAAAAAGTCCCACAGTTCGAGAGTTGGATCCTGTGCTGAACACACTGGTGGCAAACTGGAATTACATTAAGAAGAGGACACACGATGACCCAGAGCTCATCCGATCTAGTTGGATTCTCACTGCGTTAGTAAGGAGGAAGATGCCGAAGAGTTTGGTGAGAAAGTGGGACAGCGAACGAATCAAAGAAGAAAAGAGAACGACAGCTCCGTCCAACCTTCCAATTCGAATTGACGACTTGATCGAGAAGATCCAAGATGCAGTGAAGGTTGCTAGAAGGTCAGAGTCCCTTCCAAACGATCCAAAAAAGGAAAGATCATTTGAAAGGCGTCCATCTGGCCACGCCTTGAATGTGACCCCACAAACACAGGAGAGTACCGAAAGTCGGTGTGTCTTTTGTGATAATGCACACCAATCCTATTCGTGTCCGTCCGTTTCCAAGATGCATGTTGAGGAGAGATGCGAGCGTGTGAAAGCAGCAAGGGCTTGCTTCAATTGCTTGTCGAGATTCCACATGGTAAAAACATGTCGATCTAGGGGATGCAAATCGTGTAAGAAGAATCACCATACTTTGCTCCACTTCGAGAAAAGAAGTGGAAGTGACAACGCTGCGAGAAGTAATGTATCAGGTTCTTCTAACCTTACATCAAAGGTACTACATCAGAACAAAGTTGAATCGACTGCAGGACTGGTCAAGTCTACTGGTTCAACGAATGTCGTCATGCAGAGCGGCATAGTGAAACTTGAGTCAAAGTCTAGGGTTGCGGAAGGTCGCGTGTTACTGGACACCGGGAGTGGTGTTACGTTCATTAGCCGTTCAATGGCAAAAAGATTGAATTTGAGAGGCcccaaggttgaaggtgagttcATCTTGGCAGGTGGAGAGGTGATGGCTACCACTACTGAGAAGGTCAAGTTCTATCTATCGGGAATTCTTCCTGGCTGGAAGGGAGAAGTTTTCGAAATTTCTGCGTACATTTTGGACAAGCCAAGTGCTCCGATAAATGCTGTCAACGTGGATTTCACCAAGATGAGTCATTTGAGGGGTCTACAGCTCGCGGAAAGATTTCCTGTCCAGGCAAACTCTGAAGTGGATGTTCTTCTGGGCATTGAAGACACTCTCAACATCTTAAAAGAGAAGAGAATCAGAGGGCCTCCAGGAACGCCCATGGCACAGAAGACTCACATAGGCTGGATCCTATGTGGGCCGTACTCAACCCAGACCGAAGTCAACCGTACTTATTGTGTCCACCGCGTCAGCTtccaagaacaaaatgaaactgagATGGCAACCAGTTATTGGGACCTTGAACACCTGGGCATTCGTCCTAATGAGAGTAAGAACTCGACTGAACTTGAGACTTCGGCCTTGGAGCAACACCGAATGATGACAACACGAGTAGGAGACCATTATGTGACTGGATTACCACGTCATCCAAGTTACAAGGATAGGATCCTCAAAAGCAACAGAGCCTTAGCTACCAATCGTCTAATAGGACTCGAGAAGAGACTGAAGAGAGACCCCAGATTAGCATCCGAGTATGAAGCTCAGATTCAAGACCTGCTCTCAGCTGGAAGAGCCGAAAAGGTATTGGAGGATAGAGAGCCTGACAATCATCAGGTTTGGTACCTTCCTCACCATCCAGTCGTGCGAAGAGATAAGACGACGACCAAAGTGCGTGTTGTTTTTGATGGGTCCATGATTGGATATGAAGGTGTATCGTTAAATGAGACATTGCTGCCAGGGCCAGCATTGCAGCCGGATCTCCCAGGGGTTTTGTTGCGATTTAGACGCCACAGAGTGGCATTAGTGGCTGACATCGAGAAGATGTTCCTTCAAGTTAAAATGAGAAAAGAGGATCAGGATTCTCAGAGGTTCTTATGGAGAGgtttggacaagtccaaggaaccGGAGGTTTATCGTTTAACAACGGTGACTTTTGGTCTCACTTCATCACCATTCTCAAGTATACAGACGATTCTTGACCACGTGAAGACAAAGAAGGAATCATATCCAAAAGCTGTCGCTGAGATCGAAGACAACATCTTCGTTGATGATGTTCTTACTGGTGAGGAATTAGTAGAAGACGCGGCAACTTTaacaactgatttgaagactgTTTTGTATGACGGAGGGTTTTCTTTGCGaaaatttatttcgaacaaGCCAGAGGCGCTATCTCATTTAGAAGAGAGAGACTTAGCTTCATTTCACAAGGTTGCAACATTTGCCGAGGAAAGCACAAAGACGCTGGGCGTGAAATACTCACCACGTGAAGATgtcctcatgttttccttccttgAGAGAATGGACGATAGGCCGGTGGAGACTCGTCGTTCTGTTCTACAGCAGTTACACAGAGTATACGATCCGTTAGGAATGCTTTCTCCGTTCACCATAAAGGCAAAACAGATTTTCCAGAGAACATGGCTGACACAAGGGACATGGGACGACCCTTTACCCGAGGAGCTAGATCATGAATGGAGGGCTTGGAAGGAACAAGTTGAGATCCTCGATGAAATCAAAGTTCCTCGATGCCTCAAACCTGAAGATTTCCAGAATCCAATTTACTCCCTCCATGGTTTTGGCGATGCGTGCGAAGCTTCCTACGGCAGTGCAATCTATCTCTTGGCTGAAGATAGACCATCTGGAAGGAAGTATTCTACACTGCTCTTTTCAAAGACTCGTCTGTCTCCTATTTGGGAAGAGACGTAG
- the LOC135498694 gene encoding uncharacterized protein LOC135498694 has product MRLRSWITLYRRDKANKDVDTVPDEGSDRLSERRKEELHWIQWAQEKHFQKEIQKLKAGESVEKTSVIVQLNPYWDKRSQVIRVGGRLNYAPLPEEVKHPIVLPTHNSFVKMLVMHYHKITLHPGAAQTLASLRNRYWIVHGKQEVRRILNTCKTCREPLKIDQRMAPLPEECISIAPAFTNVGVDFAGPLFVRVTVGGESTSKVYICLFSCMVTRAIHLELVETLTTEQFMLALRRMMSRRGRCRMMLSDNAKTFKKASDIVQKIFKKQDDVRDKLEQEGIRWKFITERAPWHGGFYERMVGSVKRPLKKVLGKSKLTLIELMTVLTEVEALVNSRPLTMVSSDTEDWLPLTPGHLAIGRSPQSLPEVDKVTAQTTLGKRWRYQQSLMKQFWNRWTTEYLLQLQQMRKWTDVRDNLQVGDVVFLAEEGMRKGDWTLAKVEELHPGRDNLVRSVTVRTAAGLRRRPVQKLRLLEPVDNQ; this is encoded by the coding sequence ATGAGATTGAGGAGTTGGATCACACTATACCGAAGAGACAAAGCAAACAAAGATGTAGACACTGTCCCAGATGAGGGGAGTGATCGATTGAGTGAGAGGAGGAAGGAAGAACTTCATTGGATACAATGGGCCCAAGAGAAGCATTTCCAGAAGGAGATACAGAAGCTTAAAGCTGGAGAGAGTGTAGAGAAGACAAGTGTCATCGTCCAATTGAACCCATATTGGGATAAGCGATCACAAGTTATCCGCGTAGGTGGTCGCCTCAACTATGCCCCACTGCCAGAAGAAGTGAAGCACCCAATCGTTCTTCCGACTCACAATTCGTTCGTGAAGATGCTTGTGATGCATTACCACAAGATTACCTTGCATCCTGGAGCGGCTCAGACTCTAGCAAGTCTACGAAACAGATATTGGATTGTCCATGGGAAACAAGAGGTGCGGCGGATACTCAATACGTGCAAAACCTGTCGAGAACCTCTCAAGATCGACCAACGAATGGCACCTTTGCCAGAGGAGTGTATATCAATCGCACCAGCATTCACTAATGTCGGTGTCGATTTTGCTGGGCCACTCTTCGTGAGGGTCACAGTTGGAGGTGAATCAACAAGCAAAGTGTACATTTGTCTGTTTTCCTGTATGGTGACTAGGGCCATACACCTTGAGCTTGTCGAAACACTGACTACTGAGCAGTTTATGTTGGCCTTGCGGAGAATGATGAGCCGAAGAGGACGATGTCGGATGATGTTGTCGGACAACGCTAAAACTTTTAAGAAGGCTTCAGACATAGTCCAGAAGATTTTCAAGAAGCAGGATGACGTTAGAGACAAGTTAGAACAAGAGGGCATACGCTGGAAGTTCATCACTGAACGTGCTCCATGGCACGGTGGGTTTTACGAGAGAATGGTTGGATCGGTAAAGAGACCATTGAAGAAGGTTCTCGGGAAATCGAAGCTCACCCTGATCGAGCTGATGACTGTTTTAACGGAAGTAGAGGCACTGGTGAACTCGCGTCCATTGACCATGGTGTCGAGTGATACAGAGGATTGGTTGCCCCTCACTCCGGGGCACCTTGCCATAGGACGAAGCCCCCAGTCTCTTCCGGAGGTTGACAAGGTTACTGCACAGACCACACTTGGCAAGCGTTGGCGGTACCAACAGTCTCTTATGAAGCAATTTTGGAACAGATGGACAACAGAGTACCTTCTCCAACTCCAGCAGATGCGGAAGTGGACCGATGTAAGGGACAACCTTCAAGTTGGAGACGTTGTATTTTTGGCAGAAGAAGGGATGCGAAAGGGAGACTGGACGTTGGCCAAAGTGGAAGAGTTGCACCCAGGCAGGGACAACTTAGTGAGGTCCGTGACAGTGAGGACAGCTGCTGGTCTGAGACGGCGACCAGTACAGAAGTTAAGGTTACTTGAACCAGTAGATAATCAGTAG
- the LOC135498691 gene encoding uncharacterized protein LOC135498691 yields the protein MAASLNELLEKRRITRGRFTKYITVTDTAAKEAETLVADDESNEKDVHIAIRTALSSFKRVEEVYGELSGVQDQIDYHADNDARLKAVKDDDGEVRYLKAYNHMCASIQGLEACLSPVQEASEASGKSAKSEFSPEMFAESLSKALAGVSTGVSETQLEEILSTLTHKKRVIQIPKFKGDTELFDQWRDLVGAEVRKPGYSDVEKTHVVISLLDGEVAKLVSGLKDPSYEEIIEFLENRYGDVLARIEKAVNEIASVPVVKSPTVRELDPVLNTLVANWNYIKKRTHDDPELIRSSWILTALVRRKMPKSLVRKWDSERIKEEKRTTAPSNLPIRIDDLIEKIQDAVKVARRSESLPNDPKKERSFERRPSGHALNVTPQTQESTESRCVFCDNAHQSYSCPSVSKMRVEERCERVKAARACFNCLSRFHMVKTCRSRGCKSCKKNHHTLLHFEKRSGSDNAARSNVSGSSNLTSKVLHQNKVESTAGLVKSTGSTNVVMQSGIVKLESKSRVAEGRVLLDTGSGVTFISRSMAKRLNLRGPKVEGEFILAGGEVMATTTEKVKFYLSGILPGWKGEVFEISAYILDKPSAPINAVNVDFTKMSHLRGLQLAERFPVQANSEVDVLLGIEDTLNILKEKRIRGPPGTPMAQKTHICWILCGPYSTQTEVNRTYCVHRVSFQEQNETEMATSYWDLEHLGIRPNESKNSTELETSALEQHRMMTTRVGDHYVT from the coding sequence ATGGCGGCAAGTTTAAATGAGTTGCTTGAGAAGAGGCGAATCACCAGAGGTCGCTTCACAAAATATATCACTGTGACAGATACAGCTGCTAAGGAAGCTGAAAcacttgttgctgatgatgagtCTAATGAAAAAGATGTGCATATAGCGATACGTACAGctctttcttcattcaaaagGGTTGAGGAAGTTTATGGGGAGTTATCAGGAGTGCAGGATCAAATAGATTATCATGCAGACAATGATGCTCGCCTAAAAGCGGtgaaagatgatgatggtgaggtgAGATACCTCAAAGCGTACAATCATATGTGTGCTTCGATACAAGGGTTAGAGGCATGTTTATCACCTGTGCAGGAAGCAAGTGAAGCATCCGGAAAATCTGCTAAATCTGAGTTCAGCCCGGAAATGTTTGCAGAAAGCTTGTCAAAGGCTCTCGCCGGAGTGAGCACTGGCGTTTCTGAGACACAACTAGAAGAAATTCTTTCTACGCTGACGCACAAGAAGCGAGTTATTCAGATCCCAAAATTCAAGGGCGATACTGAGCTATTTGATCAATGGCGAGATCTTGTGGGTGCAGAGGTTAGAAAACCTGGGTACAGTGACGTCGAGAAGACTCATGTTGTAATTTCATTACTCGATGGAGAGGTAGCAAAGTTGGTGTCTGGTTTGAAAGACCCAAGCTACGAAGAAATAATCGAGTTCTTAGAGAATCGTTACGGAGATGTGTTAGCTCGCATTGAGAAGGCTGTCAATGAGATAGCTAGTGTTCCAGTTGTAAAAAGTCCCACAGTTCGAGAGTTGGATCCTGTGCTGAACACACTGGTGGCAAACTGGAATTACATTAAGAAGAGGACACACGATGACCCAGAGCTCATCCGATCTAGTTGGATTCTCACTGCGTTAGTAAGGAGGAAGATGCCGAAGAGTTTGGTGAGAAAGTGGGACAGCGAACGAATCAAAGAAGAAAAGAGAACGACAGCTCCGTCCAACCTTCCAATTCGAATTGACGACTTGATCGAGAAGATCCAAGATGCAGTGAAGGTTGCTAGAAGGTCAGAGTCCCTTCCAAACGATCCAAAAAAGGAAAGATCATTTGAAAGGCGTCCATCTGGCCACGCCTTGAATGTGACCCCACAAACACAGGAGAGTACCGAAAGTCGGTGTGTCTTTTGTGATAATGCACACCAATCCTATTCGTGTCCGTCCGTTTCCAAGATGCGTGTTGAGGAGAGATGCGAGCGTGTGAAAGCAGCAAGGGCTTGCTTCAATTGCTTGTCGAGATTCCACATGGTAAAAACATGTCGATCTAGGGGATGCAAATCGTGTAAGAAGAATCACCATACTTTGCTCCACTTCGAGAAAAGAAGTGGAAGTGACAACGCTGCGAGAAGTAATGTATCAGGTTCTTCTAACCTTACATCAAAGGTACTACATCAGAACAAAGTTGAATCGACTGCAGGACTGGTCAAGTCTACTGGTTCAACGAATGTCGTCATGCAGAGCGGCATAGTCAAACTTGAGTCAAAGTCTAGGGTTGCGGAAGGTCGCGTGTTACTGGACACCGGGAGTGGTGTTACGTTCATTAGCCGTTCAATGGCAAAAAGATTGAATTTGAGAGGCcccaaggttgaaggtgagttcATCTTGGCAGGTGGAGAGGTGATGGCTACCACTACTGAGAAGGTCAAGTTCTATCTATCGGGAATTCTTCCTGGCTGGAAGGGAGAAGTTTTCGAAATTTCTGCGTACATTTTGGACAAGCCAAGTGCTCCGATAAATGCTGTCAACGTGGATTTCACCAAGATGAGTCATTTGAGGGGTCTACAGCTCGCGGAAAGATTTCCTGTCCAGGCAAACTCTGAAGTGGATGTTCTTCTGGGCATTGAAGACACTCTCAACATCTTAAAAGAGAAGAGAATCAGAGGGCCTCCAGGAACGCCCATGGCACAGAAGACTCACATATGCTGGATCCTATGTGGGCCGTACTCAACCCAGACCGAAGTCAACCGTACTTATTGTGTCCACCGCGTCAGCTtccaagaacaaaatgaaactgagATGGCAACCAGTTATTGGGACCTTGAACACCTGGGCATTCGTCCTAATGAGAGTAAGAACTCGACTGAACTTGAGACTTCGGCCTTGGAGCAACACCGAATGATGACAACACGAGTAGGAGACCATTATGTGACTTGA
- the LOC135498692 gene encoding uncharacterized protein LOC135498692 yields MRKEDQDSQRFLWRGLDKSKEPEVYRLTTVTFGLTSSPFSSIQTILDHVKTKKESYPKAVAEIEDNIFVDDVLTGEELVEDAATLTTDLKTVLYDGGFSLRKFISNKPEALSHLEERDLASFHKVATFAEESTKTLGVKYSPREDVLMFSFLERMDDRPVETRRSVLQQLHRVYDPLGMLSPFTIKAKQIFQRTWLTQGTWDDPLPEELDHEWRAWKEQVEILDEIKVPRCLKPEDFQNPIYSLHGFGDACEASYGSAIYLLAEDRPSGRKYSTLLFSKTRLSPIWEET; encoded by the coding sequence ATGAGAAAAGAGGATCAGGATTCTCAGAGGTTCTTATGGAGAGgtttggacaagtccaaggaaccGGAGGTTTATCGTTTAACAACGGTGACTTTTGGTCTCACTTCATCACCATTCTCAAGTATACAGACGATTCTTGACCACGTGAAGACAAAGAAGGAATCATATCCAAAAGCTGTCGCTGAGATCGAAGACAACATCTTCGTTGATGATGTTCTTACTGGTGAGGAATTAGTAGAAGACGCGGCAACTTTaacaactgatttgaagactgTTTTGTATGACGGAGGGTTTTCTTTGCGaaaatttatttcgaacaaGCCAGAGGCTCTATCTCATTTAGAAGAGAGAGACTTAGCTTCATTTCACAAGGTTGCAACATTTGCCGAGGAAAGCACAAAGACGCTGGGCGTGAAATACTCACCACGTGAAGATgtcctcatgttttccttccttgAGAGAATGGACGATAGGCCGGTGGAGACTCGTCGTTCTGTTCTACAGCAGTTACACAGAGTATACGATCCGTTAGGAATGCTTTCTCCGTTCACCATAAAGGCAAAACAGATTTTCCAGAGAACATGGCTGACACAAGGGACATGGGACGACCCTTTACCCGAGGAGCTAGATCATGAATGGAGGGCTTGGAAGGAACAAGTTGAGATCCTCGATGAAATCAAAGTTCCTCGATGCCTCAAACCTGAAGATTTCCAGAATCCAATTTACTCCCTCCATGGTTTTGGCGATGCGTGCGAAGCTTCCTACGGCAGTGCAATCTATCTCTTGGCTGAAGATAGACCATCTGGAAGGAAGTATTCTACACTGCTCTTTTCAAAGACTCGTCTGTCTCCTATTTGGGAAGAGACGTAG